A segment of the Gossypium hirsutum isolate 1008001.06 chromosome D10, Gossypium_hirsutum_v2.1, whole genome shotgun sequence genome:
ATTGTAAAAGATATAGTATGTTAGAAAGTCTTTTTCACTTATATATTGTGAAGACTAAGGGTGAAAATGAGATAGGTGCTCGCAAGCTACTCAAATTcgactaaaaaattaaaattcaattcgatAATTGTCGAGTCCAACTCGAGCAGTTCGATCAAGTCAAATTCAAGCTTAATAATACTTGACTCGACTAGCTTGCGATCCTTATTGAGCTCTtcaagtttttatattattaaatcacATCATTacccttaatatatattattaaccttaaGCTTATTATTGAGTTAACCTCGAGCTCGAGTTCGAGCTTCAGTATAAAAATTGGTAAAagagttaaattgagcttgaacTTAAAAATAGATGTTCGATTGAGCTCGAGTCGAGTATAGAGCTCCAATATCAATTTTATAAtatgctattttttaaaaattatgtaactGATGCAATCTaccttgaatttaataaaaataatcactatcaaagaataaaaatattctaCAAATAAGTCTAGAGCGATAATGATATGTTTttaagatataataaaataataatacaaaataattattcTACTAACAAGTGTTTAACATAATGACAAAGTACATTATATTCCCAAATAGAAAACAAGATTCGAACGGAAAGGACAatcaatcttaaaaaaaaaaactacaaatttcaaacctaaataataaaataaataaataaatagaaaaagaaaattatccTCGCAATAATAAATTAACGCAAAATGATTGATTTAAACAGTATAACAACCGTCTGCCAGTTTGCAGTAAATTAACGAATTAATTGAATGGAAAGTCTCAATCAGCCCATTTCATTATTTCGTATATTTATTCATCTAAGCATTTAAAAACAAGACAATCATGAAAAAGAATATGTAACAGCCAAAGTGATGCAGTATTTGAAGTCACCGATTGGATATTTAACAAGAAATTCTGCTTGCCTTTCTTGACTATTACAAATTCaatgaaaattaataattatagtgGATATAACTcctattaaaaattgaaataaattttgttCTTAAGCTTAAGCTTCAGTCTATAAATACCATTTTAAACCACACCTCAGAACACTCATTCaatcatccatttttcttatttgtttctCTCCGTTTAAACTTAGAAACAAAACCTCTAGTAGTAGTATTAGAATCATGGGTGTTGTGAGTTATGAGTTTGAGGTAACCTCCCCAATTGCTCCAGCCAGGCTTTTCAAGGCTTTTGTTCTTGAAGCTGCCAAGGTTTGGCCCACGGCTGCCCCTCATGCAGTCAAGAGTGTTGAGCTCGAAGGTGATGCTAGTCCTGGAAGTATTGTAAAGATCACCTTTGTTGAAGGTTAGTTCTTTAACTTTcacaatctttttattttttattttttgaatgtgTTCAACACGAGTATATCGAATAACAAGTATTTTTTTGCTTAGGCCTTCCATACCAATATATGAAGCACCAGATTGGGGGACACGACGAAAACAATTTTTCATACAGTTACAGTATGATTGAAGGTGGGCCTTTAGGGGACAAGCTTGAGAAAATCAGCTATGAGAACCAGTTTGTGGCAGCTGCAGATGGAGGAAGCATTTGCAAGAGCTCAATAAAATATTACACCATTGGCGACTATGTAATCACCGAAGATGAAATCAAGACTCTCATTAAAGGGAGTGAGGTAGTTTACAAGGCTATTGAAGCTTATCTTTTGGCAAACCCCGATGCCTGCAACTAAAGATATAGCTTCCTTTGAATTCTCATGCATGCTTTTAAAGGGTGGTGTGATTATAATGGTGtggttttgatattttattttcgtCTTGAACTCTAAACTGTCTTTGGAGTATTCCAATAAAAGTGATGGTGATCAGACTTTGGTCatcttaattcatttttaatatagAGTTTGAGTTGAAGCATCTTTggtataaataatgaaataaaataagcaTATAAACTTGGTTTTAAATGGTATATATTTTGCAAGGATTCTGCAATATTTTTTCATATATCGTTTGAGTTAAACAAGGAGTAATACACTCCAAATCTCTAGTATTTCCAAGACATGAACCTAAAgtaaatttgactaaaatttcCACCTCATAATTtagttaatgttatttttattagggttactaacattttatataaaagaatattaaaatatcggttatgattatgattctttaaatattatcaaataattttaaaatattaaatgtggAGGTATTTATAGTCGTGTTAAGTTTCGAACGGActtaaaatgatattaaataatatatatataaattttcaatttcaaatataaatatcaaattttaacaaaatttgttCATATTTATAATAGAAAAAGTTAATCACTCCGGATGAAACTTCTTcatattttttaagaaaagtaaTAATTTGTTATTCTTCAATAATTatagtattattatatttaatcttttacacattataaattacataatatataaaaaaaaatttaacttcaaAAATGGATCAAACCAAGCTCGAGTCTTGTATGTTAAAATTCAAGCTCCATTCATATTTTAAAGCTAAATTCATTTTTGAACTTAATATTTCTCTTAAAACTCTTTTAAACATGATATGAATTTTTAGGTTTAGACAAATAAGTCAACTCTTGCATAGAGGTTGAAGTACGCATGCATTAGATGCATTTTTGAGACTTAAATATCCATATAGTTGATTAATCAAAATAGCTTATTGTTCAGGAGAATATGTCACTACCTTTATAAAGTCAAAGGTTGAGAAACTTTAATGAACATATAAGATAAGGAGAATCTGGAAAGATATTTTTGTTGGTGTTATAAAAACTATACATTAACGGCCTATTTATTTGCATCTGAAATCTTTTAATAAACTATTCCAAATCAAAACAACCGTTATTATCCCAATATGGTAAAACTACCCTAACAatctatatttttattgttaagtttgcataattatttcaaaaaatgagTTACTGGTTTGATGGataaaagataattaagagataGAAAATTTATCTTTAAGATTTCAGTTCAAATTTCTTCCCTTGCATAATGtttaatttttgctattttttctcTCATCCCTATTTTTGTGCCACCCCTACCTAGGTACCCTAGGTATAAatactattttttcttttctgtcagcttttttcatttgtttttctcTCTTGTCATCCCaccctctcattttctctctactctttcaatttttctctcttttcttcaacCTTGTGCTGCCTCATAACCTAGTTTTATCACCATTGTTGTGTTGCCCCTCTACTTCTCTATTGGTGGTGTTGTTTTGCTTTGTTTCCTTCCTCTCTTTCACCCTTTTGCTCATTATTTTGTTGCTTTTCTTTGCTGTTCATTGCTTCCATTTTTCTCCTCCCATTGCCACACATTTAAGCCCTTTGTTGTTGCCATTTTTCTTGCATTACTGCCTCTCTATGCCCTCATCTTctcatctttttcttcatttttggttGTTTATTTTTACCACCTTTGACCGAATTCCCCTAGGCTATTGTTAGTGTTCTTTTTAATTCTGTGATCACTATTCATCATAGATCTAAAGCGGGTGAAGCCTAACTGCTGATTTTTAATGCGATCCACATCATTTTCTTCGTTTCTTTTTATCATGTTGTTGCCGAGTGTGCTTGTGCTTTGGCCGAATTTTACATACTAACTTTCATGTGTTTTAAATGTTGAAGGACTGAATCCAAATGTCTCAAATCAACAATGACATCAGAACTCGTTCGTATCTTcgttatattttgaaataaattaagtaGAGGTCCCGACAGTTTGAATTGATTGGCTACTATAAATACTTGTTTTGGTCAAACCTTATAGAGGTGCCTAAAGgctatttttaatcaaattttattcaTGTTGTGTACAGATTCGATCTAGATTTGTTTAGATTTAAGGCATGAAAGTTGAGGATTTTTGAGTAGTGCTGTGGTTTTGCGAATAcaaggtgtgggtcctaacttTTTTATGTTTTGGAGTCTAATATAAGTTGTATGATTATTCAGAAGTTGATTGAATGTAGTGTGTAATCTCAACACATGGTCGAAACGCATTATGCCATCCATGAAGTGGTCAATTCTGGTAAGTAGTCATAAGTTAGCCGAAAGCACTAAGTGAACCACTAGTAAATGGCTGAATGTTATAGGGCCTTAAAATGAGGTAACTGATTGTGTAAGTATCTTACATATGGGCTGATTGTGTGTTGTTCTATTATTTAGCTAAATGCATGCCATTTCGTGACTTGTACTGTTAAGTATGCTATTCATTATTGTTACCGACTTCATGTAAGCATGTCTACTATGTTGTCTATTGAGCGGCATGTATAACATGTTATTGATTGTATTGTATAATGTTGCTTGTATGCATGCCATTAAATGTTACCGTTCTCACTGAATGCATGTAAAGCATGCCACCGTGATTAGTCCTAAAAGTAACAAgttttaacctcattcttaatgtgtttttgggtgattattcgatgaTAATTGTGAATattatactcctaatcctttaaattcatgttttgatgcttaatATAGCACTTGGGAGAAAAAGGAGTGAAAACTAGATCATTGGAGCAAGCTACAAAAGCTACACGAGCTAGACCAttccacacaaccatgtgaccgacacgagcgtgtggttggcTATGTCGATTTCACGGGATTTCATACTGAACTtagaaaaaatatgattttttaggttttttgagCATTCTAAGATGTATATATGACAACAATAAGAAGATCGGAGTGAGTCGTCAAAGAATATTTAAGAAAACAACTCGagaaacaccattgaagccgactTGGAAGTAAATTTCTGTCAAGACTGAAGATTCCCAGTTCATTTCTTAGGAAGTTATCacgagtttctttgtttctttcgaatataaattttcaagcatgaactaatttttaaatacctcgggagatgaaccctatgatggattctgtcatttaatttttattttacacaaaaattatttagtttcttattctcaattatgagTGCTTCATTcatggtttgatatttctagagtATTAATCCATGTTCGATATCCTTAAATCAGTGGTTGAATAGACCCCGTTTAAGATTAGAtcttgcgtaattgagtggagttgcatgcaattctagaattaggatgacataaatctactggattaaagtcaaatctaatatgAGAATCCATCGCATgagttaatgcaataataggggttttaattagaaaaaaattaattaatcaacttagagtcagttgATTTTatgcttgaaagagatattagcataattttgggatttctacggatcaaggtgTTAAGTAAAGAAATTGCACGATTTAGATTGgtagtgacagatgaaatctaggtggattctttcttaggtattgttttgtttcttggttgttattcgattatttttttgatttgttttttttcgTATTCATTAGTTAATAGAATTAGTT
Coding sequences within it:
- the LOC107915090 gene encoding major pollen allergen Bet v 1-A, with translation MGVVSYEFEVTSPIAPARLFKAFVLEAAKVWPTAAPHAVKSVELEGDASPGSIVKITFVEGLPYQYMKHQIGGHDENNFSYSYSMIEGGPLGDKLEKISYENQFVAAADGGSICKSSIKYYTIGDYVITEDEIKTLIKGSEVVYKAIEAYLLANPDACN